Proteins encoded within one genomic window of Ranitomeya variabilis isolate aRanVar5 chromosome 4, aRanVar5.hap1, whole genome shotgun sequence:
- the LOC143768565 gene encoding uncharacterized protein LOC143768565 — MNLDILILLGRDILKVHKVANKGTAQIMHHTPIVSIWVIVGDVCLDKSHKASKIKSFKMYVLQNGCLLQTMLSSLQSERFSDFIQEPDIIPTPYGDDLGRTVFHTTQEDNKIALSIENKEFIKIMDSGFSKNESVCWVAPLPFKVTRTKLSNNHEQALSRFTSLQRTLRNKPEMNFVAFMDKIFCKDHAEPAPLLQENEECLYLPSFGVYHPTKPKQFRMLFDSSTKPHGVSLNSNLLIGPNLTNNLGGVLMRFRKEPFAITADIEQMFHCFIVRQDHRNDLLFLWHRDNDTDKEMVEYRMKVNVFGNSPSQAVVTYGLHRTASDGESEFRKDAQQFVEKDFYMDDGRRSHRSAQADTRYAF, encoded by the coding sequence ATGAATCTTGATATTCTAATCCTACTTGGGAGAGATATTCTGAAGGTCCACAAGGTGGCCAATAAAGGAACGGCCCAGATCATGCATCATACTCCCATAGTCTCAATATGGGTAATTGTGGGCGATGTATGTCTGGATAAGAGTCACAAGGCATCCAAAATCAAGTCTTTTAAAATGTATGTACTCCAAAATGGTTGCTTACTTCAAACCATGCTCTCATCACTACAAAGTGAAAGGTTCTCAGACTTCATCCAAGAGCCTGACATCATTCCTACTCCCTATGGTGATGACTTAGGAAGAACAGTGTTTCACACAACACAAGAGGACAACAAAATTGCCTTATCCATAGAAAACAAGGAATTTATTAAAATAATGGACAGTGGATTCTCTAAGAATGAATCTGTCTGCTGGGTTGCTCCCTTACCCTTCAAGGTTACAAGGACCAAGCTTTCTAACAACCATGAACAGGCCTTATCCAGGTTCACCTCATTGCAGAGAACATTAAGAAACAAGCCTGAAATGAATTTTGTAGCCTTTATGGACAAGATATTTTGCAAAGACCATGCAGAGCCAGCTCCACTCTTGCAAGAGAATGAAGAATGCTTGTATCTACCTTCTTTTGGAGTTTATCATCCGACAAAACCTAAACAATTTAGAATGCTGTTTGATTCAAGCACCAAGCCTCATGGTGTATCTCTGAACAGCAATCTCCTCATTGGTCCCAACCTGACTAATAACCTGGGGGGAGTACTCATGAGATTCAGAAAAGAGCCATTTGCTATTACTGCTGACATtgaacaaatgttccattgtttcattGTGCGACAAGACCACAGAAAtgatctcctttttttatggcaccGAGACAACGACACCGACAAGGAAATGGTTGAATACCGCATGAAGGTGAACGTGTTCGGAAACAGCCCTTCTCAAGCAGTTGTTACATATGGCCTACATAGGACTGCCTCTGATGGAGAATCAGAGTTTAGGAAGGATGCCCAACAGTTCGTTGAAAAGGACTTCTACATGGACGATGGACGAAGAAGCCATAGGTCTGCTCAAGCGGACACAAGGTATGCTTTCTAA